The Oncorhynchus masou masou isolate Uvic2021 chromosome 6, UVic_Omas_1.1, whole genome shotgun sequence genome has a window encoding:
- the LOC135541671 gene encoding U3 small nucleolar RNA-interacting protein 2-like, with protein MSSFFIKKKGPPKVFKKSENSAGSKRKNDGDTGNKLKKKLNSKHNEEISSDSETEGPAVHRKRRANVEEEFDETPQEKKLRLAKLYLDQLRDEEDKKAEEESFETDLIAGRLQEEVLEQKGKLQRMVAKDLLPPDTSEIRLLRGHKLPVTCLVISPDDKHIFSAAKDCSIIKWDVENGKRLHTIAGGRKGTEDRHVGHTAHVLCISISSDGKYLATGDMNKLIMIWEAATCKHLYKFTGHRGPVSGLSFRRGTHDLYSASHDRSIKVWNVDENAYVETLFGHQDVITGLDSGSRERCVTAGGRDRTVRVWKIAEESQLVFHGHEGSIDCIQLINEEHMITGADDGSVSLWSVNKKKPLSTVKAAHGRHGDSGLEQPYWVAAVAALQNSDTVASGSHNSKVQLWKCGQGFRHLEPLFSIPVPGFVNSLKFSSSGKFLVAGVGQEHRLGRWWRLKEAKNGLYIIPLKRQQPEQEGVQNGEENGV; from the exons ATGTCGTCTTTCTTTATAAAGAAAAAAGGACCTCCAAAGGTTTTCAAAAAGAGCGAGAATTCAGCGGGTTCCAAACGAAAG AATGATGGTGACACGGGAAACAAACTCAAGAAGAAGCTCAATTCAAAGCACAATGAAGAAATCTCCAGCgactctgaaactgaagg CCCTGCAGTGCACAGAAAAAGGAGGGCCAATGTCGAAGAAGAGTTTGATGAGACTCCACAGGAAAAGAAACTACGATTGGCCAAGCTCTACCTTGACCAATTGAGGGATGAGG AAGACAAGAAAGCAGAGGAAGAGTCTTTTGAGACTGACCTGATAGCTGGAAGACTTCAAGAAGAAGTG CTTGAACAGAAAGGAAAGCTTCAACGGATGGTTGCAAAAGAT CTCCTGCCACCAGACACGTCAGAGATTCGTCTGTTGAGAGGCCACAAGCTGCCAGTCACCTGTCTGGTCATCTCTCCTGATGACAAGCACATCTTCTCTGCTGCCAAAGACTGCTCCATCATCAAAT GGGATGTAGAGAATGGTAAGAGACTGCACACAATAGCTGGTGGGAGGAAAGGAACAGAGGATCGCCATGTTGGACATACAGCCCATGTCCTGTGTATCTCCATATCGTCGGACGGCAAGTACCTGGCAACGGGAGACATGAATAAGTTGATCATGATTTGGGAGGCGGCAACATGTAAACACCTGTACAAGTTCACAGGACATAGAGGCCCTGTGTCG GGCCTGTCCTTCAGGAGGGGCACCCATGACCTGTACAGTGCCTCTCACGACCGCTCCATCAAGGTGTGGAACGTGGACGAAAACGCCTATGTGGAAACCCT GTTTGGTCACCAGGATGTGATCACGGGGCTGGACAGTGGGAGTCGGGAGCGCTGTGTGACTGCAGGGGGGAGGGACCGCACTGTGAGGGTGTGGAAGATTGCCGAGGAGTCCCAGCTAGTGTTCCATGGCCATGA GGGCTCCATCGACTGTATCCAGCTCATTAACGAAGAACACATGATAACAGGTGCTGATGATGG TTCCGTCTCCCTTTGGAGTGTGAACAAGAAGAAGCCCCTCAGCACGGTGAAGGCAGCCCACGGTCGGCATGGTGACTCGGGGCTGGAGCAGCCCTACTGGGTGGCAGCCGTGGCGGCTCTGCAGAACTCTGACACCGTAGCCTCAG GTTCACACAACTCTAAGGTGCAGCTGTGGAAGTGTGGCCAGGGGTTCCGTCACCTGGAGCCTCTCTTCAGCATCCCTGTG CCTGGTTTTGTCAACAGTCTGAAGTTCTCCAGCTCTGGGAAGTTCCTAGTGGCAGGAGTAGGACAGGAGCACAG GCTTGGTCGGTGGTGGAGACTGAAGGAAGCAAAGAACGGACTCTACATTATTCCTCTGAAAAGACAACAGCCAGAGCAGGAAGGGGTCCAGAATGGAGAAGAGAATGGGGTTTAG